The Spirosoma foliorum genome has a window encoding:
- a CDS encoding RagB/SusD family nutrient uptake outer membrane protein: MKILVKLSLFVLLLGMASCKESFVNVDNPGAISTANYPGTVADLEQLLAGAYATQHAPNLFGHNMLAKNTYLWDHTTDLSWQGTTTWIQLAQNNSQVNDSFLQGTWQDLWRGVQRCNTLLAGIETFSAKANTADAASANLIKGQTLYLRAWYYFYLTSQWGESFIVDGQGGDKMGVPIITKTSSSLPETQVARATVKQCWDFIISDLKAAETILTGKTWTGTTDKYKVSGWAVKAFLGKVYVYTQDWANAKTYLSDVVANSGKSLVPFDTYKNMFNAQNEFNSESLIELNLNIDMTYRGTDDRSMGSSIGMVIAPTYVGSNGGQAASAWSNVFPHAKNIARFGFNLGHYFPAGTATANIANVDKSYITKSVAARANKTVDPRLWVSCLQPYVDSMIVLGVKQPISHYLDISEIDMEAWSFRKYINLAGTEGEVNMANGDNILWLRLADIYLLYAETLTHTGDNATALEYVNKVRRRAYGYAVNTASAVDYKTLTDQTSAPDAVLKNDPLKYERWAELFGEGHWWFDVCRWKIGDKEAAYYQRVRGGAIQWDPTDYAQPIPINEITSNFSMKQNPGY, from the coding sequence ATGAAAATACTAGTCAAACTTTCCCTCTTTGTCCTACTTCTGGGTATGGCATCCTGCAAAGAGAGTTTCGTGAATGTAGACAATCCGGGTGCTATTTCTACCGCCAATTACCCCGGCACAGTGGCCGATCTGGAACAGCTCCTGGCAGGTGCTTATGCCACCCAGCATGCCCCTAACTTATTTGGGCACAATATGCTGGCCAAAAACACCTACCTGTGGGATCACACCACCGATTTAAGCTGGCAGGGAACAACCACCTGGATTCAACTGGCGCAGAACAATTCGCAGGTTAACGATAGTTTTTTGCAGGGAACCTGGCAGGATTTATGGCGGGGTGTACAGCGGTGTAATACGTTGCTGGCCGGAATTGAAACGTTCAGTGCCAAAGCCAACACTGCGGATGCCGCATCAGCCAATCTTATTAAAGGACAGACGCTTTACCTACGGGCCTGGTACTATTTCTACCTGACTTCGCAATGGGGTGAAAGCTTCATTGTCGATGGGCAGGGGGGAGATAAAATGGGCGTACCGATTATCACCAAAACGTCGTCAAGCCTGCCCGAAACGCAGGTGGCGCGGGCTACAGTTAAGCAATGCTGGGATTTCATTATCAGTGATTTGAAAGCTGCCGAAACTATTCTGACTGGCAAAACCTGGACAGGTACTACCGATAAATACAAAGTGAGTGGCTGGGCGGTGAAAGCGTTTCTGGGCAAAGTGTATGTATACACGCAGGATTGGGCCAATGCGAAAACCTACCTGAGCGATGTGGTCGCGAACAGCGGGAAATCGCTGGTACCGTTCGATACCTACAAAAACATGTTCAATGCACAAAATGAGTTCAACTCAGAGTCATTGATTGAGCTTAACCTGAACATTGACATGACCTATCGGGGTACCGATGATCGCTCAATGGGGTCTAGTATCGGTATGGTCATTGCACCGACTTACGTTGGTTCTAACGGTGGACAGGCAGCGTCGGCCTGGTCCAATGTATTCCCGCATGCCAAAAACATAGCCCGGTTTGGCTTCAATCTGGGGCACTACTTCCCGGCAGGAACGGCTACAGCCAATATCGCCAATGTCGACAAGTCGTACATCACAAAATCGGTGGCGGCCAGAGCCAATAAAACGGTGGACCCTCGCTTATGGGTATCCTGTCTGCAACCCTATGTCGATTCGATGATTGTGCTCGGTGTTAAACAACCCATTTCGCACTACCTCGACATTTCGGAAATCGATATGGAAGCCTGGAGTTTCCGGAAATACATCAATCTGGCAGGAACCGAAGGCGAAGTGAATATGGCGAACGGTGATAACATTCTGTGGCTCAGGCTCGCGGACATATATCTGCTCTACGCGGAAACCCTGACCCATACCGGCGATAATGCAACCGCGTTAGAATATGTCAACAAGGTCCGAAGGCGAGCGTATGGCTATGCCGTCAACACAGCGTCGGCAGTCGATTATAAAACGCTAACTGATCAGACCAGTGCACCCGACGCGGTACTCAAAAATGACCCGCTCAAATACGAGCGATGGGCCGAACTGTTCGGCGAAGGCCATTGGTGGTTTGACGTCTGTCGATGGAAAATTGGCGATAAGGAAGCCGCTTATTATCAACGGGTTCGTGGGGGCGCCATTCAATGGGACCCAACGGATTATGCCCAACCCATTCCGATCAACGAGATCACCTCAAACTTCAGTATGAAGCAAAATCCGGGTTATTAA
- a CDS encoding outer membrane protein assembly factor BamB family protein codes for MKHIIYLGLIGVGGLLFAAIRPNQIISNIDQPGNTDWVNYGGNKAGNRYSPLTQINLDNVKNLQVAWTYNAAKIDGEGGRQPEIQCQPIVVNGILYGTTPKLKLFAVKANTGEQLWVFDPFKDKTARFNPNRGVMYWEEGNGGVDKRILFTAGPTLFAINALTGEPVTQFGKNGEVDLREGLLTDPNYDLKKVSVTVTSPGVIHKDLLVLGCTVSEYGDAAPGHVRAFDVRTGKMRWIFHTIPQPGEAGYETWPKDAYKKIGGANNWAGMVLDEKRGMVYLGTGSPAVDFYGGSRAGQNLYADCILALNAETGKLKWYYQTVHHDLWDRDLPCQPNLVTVKHNGKLVDAVAQSTKDGLVYVLDRDTGTSLFPVEERAVPTTGLPGEQPWPKQRFPLKPAPFARQVFTEADITDRTPEAHAFVKERFLKTRAGNKFMPPSLEGTLFFGIGGGAEWGGNAAAPDGILYQNSNEMVWDVKMMDMAARTAELASKGKSLYQANCAACHGADRKGSGDAYPSLVDIGKRLTGQDIQAILKTGRGRMPSFEHISEQDRSTLVRFLLNTETKASNTDDHHNASAPVAVAEKPVFPYIPPYINNGWTRFVDPDGYPAVKPPWGTLNAINLNTGEYLWKVPLGEFPELTKKGIALTGTENYGGPIVTAGGLVFIAATYDERIRAFDRKTGKVVWEYQLPAGGFATPITYQVNGKQYVAVAVGGVKNGHKPGGYYFAFALP; via the coding sequence ATGAAGCACATCATTTATCTCGGGTTGATTGGAGTTGGAGGTTTACTATTTGCGGCCATCCGCCCAAATCAAATCATTTCTAACATCGACCAACCAGGAAACACCGACTGGGTTAATTACGGAGGAAATAAAGCCGGTAATCGGTATTCGCCCCTTACGCAGATCAACCTCGATAACGTTAAAAACCTTCAGGTAGCCTGGACCTATAATGCGGCCAAAATCGATGGGGAAGGAGGGCGTCAACCCGAAATTCAGTGTCAACCCATTGTTGTCAATGGCATTCTGTATGGCACAACGCCGAAACTTAAGCTATTTGCGGTAAAGGCCAATACGGGCGAACAACTCTGGGTATTTGATCCCTTCAAAGATAAAACCGCCCGTTTTAACCCAAATCGGGGCGTCATGTATTGGGAAGAAGGTAACGGCGGAGTGGACAAACGAATTCTGTTTACAGCTGGTCCGACTCTTTTCGCTATCAACGCACTAACGGGCGAACCAGTTACACAATTCGGCAAAAATGGAGAAGTCGACTTACGCGAAGGTCTATTGACTGATCCAAACTATGACCTCAAAAAAGTGTCGGTTACCGTGACCAGTCCGGGGGTTATTCATAAGGATTTGCTGGTTTTAGGGTGCACGGTTTCCGAATATGGCGATGCGGCACCGGGCCATGTCCGCGCTTTTGATGTGCGTACAGGCAAAATGCGCTGGATATTCCACACCATTCCCCAACCGGGTGAAGCAGGTTATGAAACCTGGCCCAAAGACGCTTACAAAAAAATAGGAGGAGCCAATAACTGGGCAGGTATGGTACTGGATGAAAAGCGGGGCATGGTGTATTTAGGCACCGGTTCGCCCGCGGTTGACTTCTATGGTGGAAGCCGCGCCGGGCAAAACCTGTATGCTGATTGTATCCTCGCCCTAAATGCCGAAACGGGCAAGCTGAAGTGGTATTACCAAACCGTCCACCATGATTTGTGGGACCGGGATCTGCCCTGTCAACCCAATCTGGTTACGGTGAAGCACAACGGAAAGTTGGTCGATGCAGTGGCGCAATCCACGAAAGATGGGCTGGTGTATGTGCTTGATCGCGATACGGGGACGTCCCTTTTTCCAGTTGAAGAGCGGGCTGTTCCAACAACGGGGCTGCCGGGCGAACAGCCCTGGCCCAAACAGCGGTTTCCGCTAAAGCCTGCGCCCTTTGCCCGTCAGGTATTCACCGAAGCAGACATCACCGACCGTACGCCCGAAGCACATGCTTTTGTAAAAGAACGATTCCTGAAAACGCGCGCTGGAAATAAATTTATGCCGCCAAGTCTGGAAGGAACGCTATTTTTTGGCATCGGCGGTGGAGCTGAATGGGGCGGCAACGCGGCCGCCCCAGACGGTATTCTGTACCAGAATTCAAACGAAATGGTGTGGGATGTGAAGATGATGGACATGGCGGCCCGCACTGCCGAACTAGCCTCTAAAGGAAAATCACTGTACCAGGCAAATTGTGCCGCCTGCCACGGAGCCGACCGGAAAGGGAGCGGAGATGCCTACCCGAGTCTGGTCGATATTGGGAAACGGCTCACGGGGCAGGATATACAGGCTATTTTGAAAACGGGTCGTGGACGGATGCCTTCGTTCGAGCATATTTCGGAGCAGGATCGCAGCACACTTGTCCGTTTTTTGCTCAATACCGAAACCAAAGCCAGCAATACTGACGATCATCATAATGCTTCCGCTCCCGTAGCGGTGGCCGAGAAGCCTGTCTTTCCGTACATTCCCCCTTACATCAACAATGGCTGGACCCGTTTCGTCGATCCAGATGGCTATCCCGCCGTAAAACCACCCTGGGGCACACTGAATGCAATCAACCTCAACACAGGCGAATACCTCTGGAAAGTTCCGTTGGGTGAGTTTCCGGAATTGACAAAAAAAGGGATTGCACTAACTGGTACCGAAAACTACGGTGGCCCGATTGTAACAGCGGGCGGGCTGGTCTTTATTGCCGCCACCTATGACGAACGCATCCGGGCTTTCGACCGAAAAACGGGCAAGGTCGTTTGGGAATATCAACTTCCGGCGGGTGGTTTCGCTACCCCAATTACCTATCAGGTCAACGGGAAGCAGTATGTTGCCGTTGCGGTCGGTGGTGTCAAAAATGGCCACAAACCGGGCGGATATTACTTCGCTTTTGCATTACCCTAG
- a CDS encoding enolase C-terminal domain-like protein, which produces MLGMGSSAGLLSMFGGLSTAEAREQQGKPQYAVGTAPVKIKSVKAIATAPQGSNLIVVKVETTEPGLYGLGCATFTQRAATVIVAINTYLNEFCVGKDVDNIEDMWQSAYVSSYWRNGPVLNNALSGLDQALWDIKGKRANMPVYQLLGGKARFAIPCYTHAGGNTPEAAADSVKKLMADGFKYIRIQQGGYGAVGATADKPDFKVAGFGGETDNYMNERLYLKSVPKMFEVVRKECGEEIELLHDIHERVQPIDAINMIKRVEEYRPFFIEDPFSPENMKWFAQLRQATSVPIAMGELFNNINEFKEPMVNQWFDFIRIHVSQIGGITPAMKVARLGEWFNIRTAWHGPGDVSPVGHAAHAHIDLAVWNFGIQEAVQFSDKTKEVFSGCPTMNKGYMSVNEVPGLGVDINEKEAAKYPITTKSNWQVRKMDGTIIRP; this is translated from the coding sequence ATGTTGGGCATGGGCTCATCGGCTGGACTTTTAAGTATGTTTGGTGGCCTGTCTACAGCCGAAGCGCGTGAACAACAGGGCAAGCCCCAATACGCTGTCGGTACAGCGCCTGTCAAAATCAAAAGTGTTAAAGCTATTGCCACGGCTCCCCAGGGGTCTAACCTCATCGTTGTTAAAGTTGAAACCACTGAGCCGGGTCTCTATGGTCTAGGCTGTGCTACGTTTACGCAACGGGCTGCTACTGTCATTGTAGCCATCAATACCTATCTGAATGAGTTCTGCGTCGGCAAAGATGTAGACAATATCGAGGACATGTGGCAATCTGCCTATGTCAGCTCGTATTGGCGAAATGGCCCCGTGCTCAACAATGCCCTCAGCGGATTGGATCAGGCGTTGTGGGACATCAAAGGCAAGCGGGCCAATATGCCCGTTTATCAACTGCTGGGCGGCAAAGCCCGTTTTGCTATTCCCTGTTATACGCACGCAGGCGGAAACACGCCCGAAGCTGCTGCCGACAGTGTGAAAAAACTGATGGCCGATGGGTTCAAGTACATTCGCATTCAGCAGGGAGGCTACGGAGCCGTGGGCGCCACCGCCGACAAGCCCGATTTCAAAGTAGCTGGTTTTGGGGGTGAAACCGACAACTACATGAACGAGCGACTGTATCTGAAATCGGTGCCCAAAATGTTCGAAGTCGTTCGGAAAGAGTGTGGGGAAGAGATCGAACTGCTTCACGACATTCATGAACGGGTACAACCCATTGACGCCATCAATATGATCAAGCGGGTTGAAGAATATCGACCTTTCTTCATTGAAGACCCCTTCTCACCAGAGAATATGAAGTGGTTTGCGCAACTCCGACAAGCGACATCAGTGCCCATCGCCATGGGTGAGTTATTCAACAATATCAACGAGTTCAAAGAGCCGATGGTTAACCAATGGTTCGATTTCATTCGGATACACGTCTCGCAGATTGGGGGAATCACACCCGCCATGAAAGTAGCGCGGTTGGGCGAGTGGTTTAACATCCGCACCGCCTGGCATGGACCGGGCGATGTGTCGCCAGTGGGTCACGCAGCTCATGCCCACATAGATCTGGCGGTCTGGAACTTCGGTATTCAGGAAGCCGTGCAGTTTTCTGATAAAACCAAAGAGGTGTTCAGTGGTTGCCCAACAATGAATAAAGGCTATATGTCGGTCAATGAAGTGCCGGGCTTAGGCGTTGATATTAACGAGAAAGAAGCCGCCAAATATCCCATCACAACCAAGTCGAACTGGCAGGTACGTAAAATGGACGGTACCATTATTAGACCTTAA
- a CDS encoding alpha/beta fold hydrolase: protein MLKAFYPLAISLMVSVYALAQQNPSSIERTELQATYLAAKVEFARFEKTHGHFITTPNGRIHYITLGNSSGIPLVWSHGSLTNALELMSLADGLVKAGYYLIAIDYYGHGQTPIPAHDVSLYHVADDIKAILDKLAIKKAVIGGWSRGGMISTAFYDAYPERVLGLILEDGGSVSPNTHYHEMEPSQLDKRIGELFKDRLPETIFDSEFDAYRSIYDTTQKGTQFELLAWIRPTQNGKWAISPGVLALFNMKTPEQFRDNILHPTRVPLFAESMSILEPKIVYRNLAVPLLIIDPTSADDLFPFETENAALQKQHPAFIEHKVYPNTGHNVHYERPAQFLNDVASFARRIKSFNRLK, encoded by the coding sequence TTGTTGAAGGCATTTTATCCGCTGGCAATTTCCCTGATGGTCAGTGTTTACGCACTTGCTCAGCAGAACCCATCTAGTATTGAACGGACTGAGTTACAAGCGACTTATCTGGCTGCAAAAGTGGAATTCGCCCGTTTCGAAAAAACACATGGTCATTTTATTACGACCCCGAATGGCCGTATTCATTACATAACCTTGGGTAACTCTTCGGGCATACCGCTTGTGTGGTCGCACGGTAGCCTGACCAATGCCCTCGAATTAATGTCGCTGGCGGATGGCCTGGTGAAAGCAGGTTATTATCTAATTGCGATCGACTATTATGGGCACGGCCAAACGCCCATTCCGGCTCATGACGTTTCACTCTATCATGTGGCGGATGATATTAAAGCGATTCTGGACAAGTTAGCGATCAAAAAAGCGGTAATTGGCGGTTGGTCGAGAGGAGGGATGATTAGTACGGCCTTCTACGATGCGTATCCTGAACGCGTTCTAGGATTGATTTTAGAAGATGGAGGTTCGGTTTCGCCAAATACACATTACCACGAAATGGAACCGTCTCAACTGGATAAGCGCATTGGCGAATTGTTCAAAGACCGACTGCCCGAAACAATCTTTGACAGTGAATTTGACGCTTACCGTTCCATCTATGACACAACTCAAAAAGGAACTCAATTTGAGTTACTGGCCTGGATTAGACCAACCCAGAATGGCAAATGGGCCATTAGTCCCGGTGTGCTGGCGTTGTTTAATATGAAAACGCCCGAGCAGTTTCGGGATAATATTCTTCACCCAACTCGGGTTCCGCTTTTTGCCGAATCGATGTCGATTCTAGAGCCAAAAATCGTCTACCGAAACCTGGCGGTGCCCTTATTGATCATCGACCCCACGAGTGCAGATGATTTGTTCCCGTTTGAAACGGAGAATGCAGCGCTTCAAAAACAGCATCCCGCATTTATTGAACATAAAGTGTATCCGAACACAGGGCATAATGTGCATTATGAGCGTCCGGCTCAATTTCTGAACGATGTAGCTTCGTTTGCCAGACGAATAAAATCGTTCAACCGTTTAAAGTAA